One region of Sulfurisphaera ohwakuensis genomic DNA includes:
- a CDS encoding winged helix DNA-binding protein, with protein MEDIVRLNEIDQDVLLALLNKDKLGIRELEEEIKKVSKQRSPNAISKSVDKLLKIGLVNEEKEEKPPRGKRLIYLTDKGKEVARHLKSIYDLIGKSE; from the coding sequence ATGGAAGATATAGTAAGACTTAACGAAATCGACCAAGATGTCTTATTAGCTTTGTTAAATAAGGATAAGTTAGGAATAAGAGAGCTAGAAGAGGAAATAAAAAAGGTTTCAAAGCAGAGATCCCCTAACGCTATAAGTAAGAGTGTAGATAAGCTCCTTAAAATAGGATTGGTAAACGAGGAGAAGGAGGAAAAACCGCCAAGAGGAAAGAGATTAATTTACTTAACTGATAAGGGTAAGGAGGTAGCACGACACTTAAAATCTATTTATGATCTTATCGGGAAGAGTGAGTAA
- a CDS encoding type II toxin-antitoxin system death-on-curing family toxin: MGNKFQLILASLDKSFIIWLNERVLKEEDPSLTSIVINEGNIEGAVYSAMLDFEINHNISRSLAVLIHHLITGHPFADGNKRTATALLLTILSKLYERDIILEETLMNSLITIIAKISKEPENDILDLQKIIEEIMKRLANPY; encoded by the coding sequence TTGGGAAATAAATTTCAACTGATCCTCGCTTCGCTTGATAAAAGTTTCATAATATGGTTAAACGAAAGAGTTTTGAAAGAAGAAGACCCTTCCTTAACTTCTATTGTAATTAATGAGGGAAATATTGAAGGAGCTGTGTATTCCGCAATGTTGGATTTTGAAATAAATCACAACATAAGTAGGAGTTTAGCTGTACTGATACATCATCTTATAACTGGGCATCCTTTTGCTGATGGGAATAAGAGAACTGCCACAGCCCTATTACTCACTATACTTTCCAAACTGTACGAAAGGGATATAATACTTGAAGAAACCTTAATGAATTCACTAATAACTATAATAGCCAAAATATCTAAAGAACCAGAAAATGATATACTTGATTTACAGAAAATTATAGAAGAAATTATGAAAAGATTAGCTAACCCTTATTAA
- a CDS encoding sulfolobus plasmid regulator, translated as MNIRGLILFYIARKNCATLDEICNNLKINENTAKIALSRLAKEHYITRRWLRTPEGKRFRLYCISSTRLKEFNV; from the coding sequence ATGAATATCAGGGGTTTAATACTATTCTATATTGCAAGAAAGAACTGTGCAACCTTAGATGAGATTTGCAATAATCTAAAAATAAATGAAAATACTGCAAAAATTGCCCTTAGCAGATTAGCAAAAGAGCATTATATAACTAGAAGGTGGCTTAGGACTCCAGAAGGGAAAAGATTTAGGCTTTATTGTATAAGCAGCACTAGGCTCAAAGAGTTTAACGTTTAG
- the zfx1 gene encoding zinc-containing ferredoxin Zfx1: MGIDPNYRTNRQVVGEHSGHKVYGPVEPPKVLGIHGTIVGVDFDLCIADGSCINACPVNVFQWFDTPGHPASEKKADPVNEQACIFCMACVNVCPVAAIDVKPP, encoded by the coding sequence ATGGGAATCGATCCAAACTATAGAACAAATAGGCAAGTAGTAGGAGAACATAGTGGCCATAAAGTATATGGCCCAGTAGAACCACCAAAAGTCCTCGGAATACATGGGACAATAGTTGGAGTAGACTTCGACTTATGTATTGCAGACGGTTCATGTATAAATGCATGTCCAGTAAATGTATTTCAATGGTTTGATACACCAGGTCATCCAGCTTCAGAAAAGAAAGCAGATCCAGTTAATGAACAAGCTTGTATCTTCTGTATGGCTTGTGTAAACGTATGCCCAGTAGCTGCAATTGATGTAAAACCACCATAA
- a CDS encoding cell division protein ZapB, with protein sequence MTVDQIIEENRELQLQYTKALNTIATLERKVVKLQKENVMLKEQNKKLQKQNNILMRAIEIAIQIRDYNAQTRHLKKVLEKIREETGEFKG encoded by the coding sequence ATGACAGTTGATCAAATTATCGAGGAAAACAGAGAGCTGCAGCTACAGTATACTAAAGCATTAAACACTATTGCTACTTTAGAAAGAAAAGTAGTAAAACTTCAAAAAGAGAATGTAATGTTGAAAGAACAAAACAAAAAGCTTCAGAAGCAAAATAATATTCTAATGAGAGCTATAGAGATTGCTATTCAAATCAGAGACTATAACGCTCAAACTAGGCATTTGAAAAAAGTTCTGGAGAAAATAAGGGAAGAAACTGGGGAGTTTAAGGGGTGA
- a CDS encoding helix-turn-helix domain-containing protein, with amino-acid sequence MLLHVTLKTPIEDWISINDIYTTSVTILDIRPDSSSYRVLIEYKGKDNEKFLSSFTKVSKNSYLGTLQVNSKIISILSKYTIMQGNVVPDSIIWTVIVDGYQELKRLLKEFVDNKIDVKVLKVVKAKSDATITARQEQIIKIALEAGYFDFPRRITLNQLAEKLNISSSTLAEILRRAEKNIIEAYFKERGL; translated from the coding sequence ATGTTACTTCACGTTACTTTAAAAACTCCTATTGAAGATTGGATTTCTATAAATGATATCTATACCACTTCTGTTACTATTTTGGATATAAGACCAGACTCTTCTTCATATAGAGTTTTAATCGAGTATAAGGGAAAAGATAATGAAAAGTTTCTTTCATCTTTTACAAAAGTTTCGAAAAATAGTTATTTAGGTACTCTACAAGTTAATTCGAAAATAATTTCTATTCTTTCAAAATATACTATTATGCAAGGAAATGTGGTACCAGATTCTATAATTTGGACTGTTATAGTTGATGGTTACCAGGAGCTTAAAAGGTTATTGAAAGAATTTGTAGATAATAAAATCGATGTTAAGGTTCTGAAGGTTGTCAAGGCCAAGTCTGATGCTACAATAACTGCAAGACAAGAGCAGATTATAAAAATTGCCTTAGAGGCTGGTTATTTTGATTTTCCAAGGAGGATAACGTTAAATCAGTTAGCTGAAAAATTAAACATAAGTTCTTCTACGTTGGCTGAGATATTAAGAAGAGCTGAAAAGAATATTATTGAGGCTTACTTTAAGGAGAGAGGCTTATGA
- a CDS encoding aminotransferase class I/II-fold pyridoxal phosphate-dependent enzyme — translation MKHGGVKWSKDGPENINDFSVNLNPLGTLPRIHELIDEAVKKRIYSFYPPEDYREIKEFIAELYNVDIDLIGVFNGSSEVIKLLDACDVPEPNFSEYKRKSSYFATERENYFEYYLSGDCVITSNPVNPTGSMIKEKDIIDFLSLGRKLILDESFADISLVKSSIKYTEEFDNLLIISSFTKSLSIPGLRIGFSIGKDSRKLEEKAPPWRINSIVYYVFVNLDPKEVMDFFEKSKREVERLISVLKSAKAKFKIYDTVAPYFLAEFPIPTKELNMKLRKYGYQIREPDGFLGLRSTHGRISLKNDFKELIFLINKILDCEKLY, via the coding sequence ATGAAGCATGGAGGAGTAAAGTGGAGTAAGGATGGACCAGAGAATATTAATGATTTTAGTGTTAATTTGAATCCTTTAGGAACTTTGCCCAGAATACATGAACTTATAGATGAAGCGGTGAAGAAAAGGATTTACTCATTTTATCCACCAGAAGATTATAGAGAAATAAAAGAGTTTATAGCAGAACTTTATAATGTTGATATTGATTTAATTGGTGTTTTTAATGGTTCCTCAGAAGTAATAAAATTACTAGATGCTTGTGATGTTCCAGAACCAAATTTTTCTGAGTATAAGAGGAAAAGTAGTTATTTTGCAACAGAGAGAGAGAATTACTTTGAATATTATCTCTCTGGGGATTGTGTCATAACTAGTAATCCAGTTAATCCTACTGGGAGTATGATTAAAGAGAAGGATATTATTGATTTTCTATCCTTAGGAAGAAAATTAATACTAGATGAATCTTTTGCAGATATAAGTCTAGTAAAGAGTTCTATTAAATATACCGAAGAGTTTGATAATCTTCTTATAATTTCATCCTTTACAAAATCCTTATCTATTCCAGGGTTAAGAATAGGTTTTTCTATTGGAAAAGATTCAAGAAAATTAGAGGAGAAAGCACCGCCCTGGAGGATAAATAGCATTGTGTATTATGTTTTTGTTAATCTAGATCCTAAGGAGGTTATGGATTTTTTTGAAAAATCTAAAAGAGAGGTTGAAAGGCTTATTAGCGTTTTAAAAAGTGCGAAAGCTAAATTTAAAATATATGATACAGTAGCCCCGTATTTTTTGGCAGAATTTCCTATCCCTACTAAAGAGTTAAATATGAAGCTAAGGAAATATGGTTATCAGATTAGAGAGCCAGACGGTTTTTTAGGTTTAAGATCAACTCACGGCAGAATTTCTTTAAAAAATGACTTTAAAGAGCTAATATTTTTAATAAATAAGATTCTTGATTGCGAAAAACTTTATTAA
- a CDS encoding GtrA family protein, producing the protein MLEKVIKYAIVGGLGTIVNEGILLSTKPFIPIAISLALAIEISILFNFILNDIWTFKDSRKGKIITRLWKFHVSSLVGGVVQYVIVIALVVLFIHFGNLTQLLFLLFFSSLHLSSLYLAIINFLGIVAGFGVRFILSIRYVWEI; encoded by the coding sequence GTGTTAGAAAAAGTTATTAAATATGCTATTGTTGGCGGATTAGGTACTATTGTTAATGAGGGAATTCTTTTATCTACTAAACCTTTTATACCTATTGCTATCTCATTAGCATTAGCAATCGAAATATCTATTTTATTTAATTTCATCCTTAACGACATATGGACTTTTAAAGATTCAAGAAAGGGCAAAATTATAACTAGATTATGGAAATTTCATGTTTCGTCTTTAGTTGGTGGTGTAGTACAGTATGTTATTGTGATTGCTCTTGTAGTTTTGTTTATACATTTTGGTAATCTAACTCAGTTGTTATTTCTTCTATTCTTTTCAAGCTTGCATCTATCTTCTTTATATTTAGCTATAATCAATTTTCTAGGTATAGTTGCTGGTTTTGGAGTGAGGTTTATTCTTAGTATAAGGTACGTCTGGGAGATTTGA
- a CDS encoding archaellum operon transcriptional activator EarA family protein, producing MRKSKIRLEILKVLRECYPNSLYIAKIARRTGVNITQVIGALRGINNKQYKPEYSLLSLGLVYESISGNRKLYKISPKGILILSYLESQRYNNERNY from the coding sequence GTGAGGAAAAGCAAAATAAGATTAGAAATCCTAAAAGTTTTGAGAGAATGCTATCCAAATTCATTATATATAGCGAAAATTGCAAGAAGAACTGGAGTAAATATTACGCAAGTAATTGGAGCTTTAAGAGGGATCAATAACAAACAATATAAGCCAGAATATTCTTTATTATCACTAGGGTTAGTTTATGAGAGCATTAGCGGAAATCGCAAATTATATAAAATATCTCCTAAAGGTATTCTGATTTTATCTTATTTAGAATCACAAAGGTATAATAATGAGAGAAATTATTAA
- a CDS encoding B12-binding domain-containing radical SAM protein has protein sequence MNIALVRIPKDFWPFIADINDYYISQLTSYIMQKFENYLLKVDIYDYMLNPELNIEKFINNTYDIILVIKHYPQPISLTRRFSLNIKLHNKETLIGLWGMGISANYEEPLVDKYADFIVLGDEASISDLIYNIYYYNDFTRTKGIVYRNNNNIVINYPILKIQNLDQLPLPYLYHIMEDTYKYSKYSILDAAEIMTSRGCYANCSFCHVSYTKSIDNSYKWYQMSPKKVVDIIYEFNKRFGIKIFRVKDLDFFGPNPKRVVDIANGIIESNLNVTIYAYTRAENIIKIKDKLKLLNKAGIKYILLGIETFLDDKLKLLNKGNNSKINIESINELISNNFCVDISLIPYSAFDTLEDIKTDLLTLKNLLLSLPKLKRAQIKSLPMSLGNVFEYYGNFNKLKIYNYNKILTIDNEILQSYLAILRLVSDPNYGPIPWFKDEKVPVIGLLAYILSSILVAKSNEVYSYLKRCKNRDEIKDILNWELQINEFIIDLLLKILDFTNKMEKIDIYSFKQLIKIVLVQLQLFNSKLPENLQKIKLPSHLKWLQIILDLDIRDH, from the coding sequence ATGAATATAGCTTTAGTTAGGATACCTAAGGACTTTTGGCCTTTCATTGCGGATATAAATGATTATTACATATCTCAATTGACTAGTTATATTATGCAAAAATTCGAAAATTACTTATTAAAAGTAGATATATATGATTATATGCTTAACCCAGAGTTAAATATAGAGAAATTTATTAATAATACTTATGATATAATTTTGGTAATAAAACATTATCCGCAACCTATTTCTCTAACTAGAAGATTCTCTCTTAATATCAAATTACACAATAAAGAAACTTTAATAGGATTATGGGGAATGGGAATTAGTGCTAACTATGAAGAACCATTAGTAGATAAATATGCAGATTTTATTGTACTTGGGGATGAAGCCTCAATATCTGATTTGATATATAATATATATTATTATAATGATTTTACTAGAACTAAAGGAATAGTATACAGAAATAATAATAATATAGTTATAAATTATCCAATATTAAAAATACAAAATTTAGATCAATTACCATTACCCTATCTATATCATATAATGGAAGATACTTATAAATATAGTAAGTATAGTATTTTAGACGCAGCAGAAATAATGACATCTAGAGGTTGCTATGCAAACTGCTCATTTTGTCATGTTTCTTATACAAAATCTATTGATAATTCATATAAATGGTATCAGATGTCACCTAAGAAAGTAGTTGACATAATCTATGAATTTAATAAGAGATTTGGAATAAAAATCTTTAGAGTAAAAGATCTAGATTTCTTCGGGCCAAATCCAAAAAGAGTCGTAGATATAGCAAATGGAATAATCGAGAGTAACCTCAATGTAACGATTTATGCTTATACTAGAGCAGAAAATATAATTAAAATAAAAGATAAACTTAAATTATTAAATAAAGCAGGTATTAAATATATATTATTAGGAATAGAAACTTTTTTAGATGATAAACTTAAATTATTAAATAAAGGTAATAATAGTAAAATTAATATAGAAAGTATAAATGAACTTATAAGTAATAATTTTTGTGTAGATATTAGTTTAATTCCATATTCTGCATTTGATACTTTAGAAGATATTAAGACTGATTTACTAACATTAAAAAATTTATTATTGTCGTTACCTAAATTAAAGAGAGCACAAATAAAGAGTTTACCTATGAGCTTAGGAAATGTTTTTGAATATTATGGAAATTTTAATAAATTAAAAATATATAATTATAATAAAATTTTAACTATCGATAATGAAATTTTGCAGAGCTATCTAGCTATTTTAAGGCTCGTAAGCGATCCAAATTATGGTCCAATACCTTGGTTTAAAGATGAAAAGGTCCCTGTAATAGGATTATTAGCATATATATTATCATCAATTCTTGTAGCTAAATCTAATGAAGTATATTCATATTTGAAAAGGTGCAAAAATAGGGATGAGATTAAGGATATATTAAATTGGGAACTTCAAATTAATGAGTTTATAATAGATTTACTTCTTAAAATTTTAGATTTTACCAATAAAATGGAAAAAATTGATATATATAGTTTTAAGCAACTAATTAAAATTGTATTAGTTCAATTACAACTTTTTAATAGTAAATTACCTGAAAACTTACAAAAAATTAAATTGCCTTCTCATTTAAAATGGTTACAAATTATACTCGATTTAGATATTAGAGATCATTAA
- a CDS encoding ABC transporter ATP-binding protein, whose protein sequence is MREIINIQNLTKEYKNEVKTLKGINLKIYENEVFVIVGPNGAGKTTLLYIISTILKPTEGSVYVMGYDVTKNPGKIRELLGFAFTEITLFNTTVYKALWAHGRIYGIPKNELRQRILNCLNELDIIDKSDSIIWELSSGQRKRVEICKVIIQRPKIAIFDEPTITVDIDGKHKVWSLIKNLKKYGSTVIIATNDIYEAEYLADRVAILNKGELLAVGSIDELKKPLGSEVLELEVSNPNVISKISHLGRIIVSGNYIRLYSDKLQDIIKEISTLNGIISIRRLNVTLDDVFLVLTGGVKQ, encoded by the coding sequence ATGAGAGAAATTATTAATATACAGAATTTAACTAAAGAATATAAGAATGAAGTAAAGACACTAAAAGGAATAAATCTTAAAATATACGAGAATGAAGTTTTTGTAATAGTAGGCCCTAACGGAGCAGGTAAGACAACCTTACTTTACATCATTTCTACTATATTAAAACCTACTGAAGGTAGTGTTTACGTTATGGGCTATGACGTTACAAAGAACCCAGGGAAAATTAGGGAGTTATTAGGCTTTGCTTTCACCGAGATTACGCTATTTAACACCACTGTATATAAGGCTTTATGGGCTCACGGAAGAATTTATGGTATTCCAAAGAACGAATTAAGGCAGAGGATCTTAAATTGTTTAAATGAACTTGACATTATAGATAAGTCTGATTCAATAATTTGGGAATTATCCAGTGGGCAGAGGAAAAGAGTCGAAATCTGTAAGGTAATCATCCAGAGACCTAAAATAGCTATATTCGATGAACCTACAATAACAGTAGATATAGACGGTAAGCATAAAGTATGGAGTCTCATTAAGAACTTGAAGAAGTACGGAAGCACAGTAATCATTGCAACTAATGATATTTATGAGGCAGAATACTTAGCTGACAGAGTAGCAATACTAAATAAGGGGGAGTTGTTAGCCGTTGGTTCAATAGATGAATTGAAAAAACCTTTGGGTAGCGAAGTTCTTGAACTTGAAGTATCAAATCCAAATGTAATAAGCAAGATAAGCCATTTAGGACGAATTATAGTATCGGGTAACTATATAAGATTGTATTCTGATAAATTGCAGGATATAATTAAGGAAATTTCAACACTTAATGGAATTATCTCGATTAGGAGGCTCAACGTTACTTTAGATGACGTATTTCTAGTGTTAACTGGAGGTGTAAAACAATGA
- a CDS encoding ISNCY family transposase: protein MNTNSLIQAYYNALQEALQQIFTALTSLRKDTLAKLVLGGVMGGTATEIAQATGMDYETVLKNLNKLANTNLTKIVKEIVQDHPVQLIIDDTHDHKQHARALPVSRNGAQVFYCREHKRYEPTIQLLIIAIKDLKTNETYIVTIIPYIPQKVVEILRERGEEVEFKTKIQEYLETLPILEEEFNVVCKVFDSWYVNSKTLLDDTVGELKANSRVTEGGRLVPVGEFPEGEYLVEYLGIPIKLLVIDDYKGFGRRYFFSTNVNDTAEDLITAWENRWDIEVLIRELKALGLEKGSFLTWVRNKGFITLKALSLLLVLLFKYSLGLYLGAKRIARVIKSIYQSLGGIKKLFKRRRKT from the coding sequence ATGAATACAAACTCACTAATCCAAGCGTATTACAATGCACTACAAGAAGCACTCCAACAAATATTCACCGCCTTGACTAGCTTGAGAAAAGACACACTAGCAAAACTAGTACTTGGAGGAGTAATGGGTGGAACAGCAACAGAAATAGCCCAAGCAACGGGCATGGACTACGAGACAGTACTAAAAAACCTTAACAAACTAGCAAACACAAACCTGACCAAAATAGTAAAAGAGATAGTACAAGACCACCCAGTACAACTAATAATAGACGACACACATGATCACAAACAACACGCAAGAGCACTACCAGTATCAAGAAACGGAGCACAAGTCTTTTACTGCAGAGAACACAAAAGATACGAACCAACAATACAACTACTCATAATAGCAATAAAAGACTTGAAAACAAACGAAACCTACATAGTAACAATAATACCCTACATACCACAAAAGGTTGTTGAGATATTAAGGGAGAGGGGAGAGGAGGTTGAGTTCAAGACAAAGATACAAGAATACTTGGAAACATTGCCAATTCTCGAGGAGGAGTTTAATGTTGTATGCAAGGTTTTTGATTCTTGGTATGTTAATTCTAAAACTCTCTTGGATGATACCGTCGGGGAACTCAAGGCCAACTCACGGGTCACCGAGGGTGGTAGGCTTGTGCCAGTTGGCGAGTTCCCCGAGGGGGAATACCTAGTTGAGTATTTAGGTATTCCCATAAAATTACTTGTAATAGATGATTATAAGGGTTTTGGAAGGAGGTACTTCTTCTCTACCAACGTTAATGATACTGCTGAGGATCTCATAACTGCGTGGGAGAATCGTTGGGATATTGAGGTTTTGATTAGGGAGCTTAAAGCCTTGGGATTGGAGAAAGGTTCTTTCCTCACCTGGGTTAGGAATAAGGGGTTTATAACCCTTAAGGCTCTCTCCTTACTCTTGGTACTCTTGTTTAAGTACTCTCTTGGTTTGTATTTGGGTGCCAAGAGGATAGCAAGGGTGATAAAAAGTATTTATCAATCTTTGGGCGGGATTAAGAAACTTTTTAAGAGAAGGAGAAAGACGTAA
- a CDS encoding tyrosine-type recombinase/integrase codes for MQQRRIFLQHPHHLIIECEIMVKIDVNKLDSEQKIRILKKAVEKYGLSYVAQKLGIDRSTLYRYVAGKVKKVPDEIISTTAEMLSVEELSDALYGLKTVDVDPTTAMSVIVKALKDEGFRNFFLTLLYQYMGDYLRTTTNTYIVSEEDVKKFETLLNNKSKSTKDMRMRYLKRVLSELSYELSPDGIREILIEADSPNIARHMANSLKLFIKTVVKEKNPGLAHLLYSSFTVPKGKYKHRPENLNIETLKKIFDAIEHQGAKAYFLLLCETGLRTGEVYSITIGQMDLEHRVIKLLKENETKRAYISFIHPKTTEYLKDVYLLYREEFIKRYEPAVRGIGQDVEKWKSKLFPFQLQDIRYSIKQAMKKVLGKEFRLYDIRSFWASYMLKQGVSPMIINLLQGRAPPEQFKILQNHYFVISDIELQQIYDKYAPRLLDPQKD; via the coding sequence TTGCAACAGCGAAGGATATTTTTGCAACACCCTCACCATTTAATAATAGAATGTGAGATTATGGTAAAGATTGACGTAAATAAACTCGATAGTGAGCAAAAAATCCGAATATTGAAGAAAGCAGTGGAGAAATACGGGTTAAGCTACGTTGCACAGAAGTTAGGAATTGACAGAAGTACTTTATACAGGTATGTTGCAGGCAAAGTAAAGAAAGTTCCAGATGAGATAATAAGCACAACTGCAGAGATGCTCAGTGTTGAAGAACTGAGCGATGCACTTTATGGATTGAAGACTGTAGATGTCGACCCTACCACTGCAATGAGCGTAATAGTGAAAGCACTAAAAGATGAGGGCTTCAGAAACTTCTTCCTAACACTGCTTTACCAGTATATGGGGGACTACTTAAGGACAACTACAAACACGTATATTGTAAGTGAGGAAGATGTAAAGAAATTCGAAACGTTACTAAACAATAAGTCTAAAAGTACTAAGGATATGCGCATGAGATATCTGAAGAGAGTTCTATCTGAACTGAGCTATGAACTGTCGCCTGACGGAATTAGGGAAATATTAATAGAAGCAGATAGCCCTAATATTGCAAGACATATGGCAAACTCATTAAAACTGTTTATAAAGACGGTTGTCAAGGAGAAAAACCCTGGGTTAGCGCACTTACTTTACTCCTCGTTTACAGTACCTAAGGGAAAGTACAAACATAGACCAGAAAACCTTAATATAGAAACTTTAAAGAAAATATTTGACGCGATAGAACACCAGGGGGCTAAGGCTTATTTCTTATTATTATGTGAAACGGGGTTGAGGACAGGGGAAGTTTACAGCATAACTATAGGGCAAATGGACTTAGAGCACAGAGTAATCAAGCTGCTTAAAGAGAATGAAACGAAAAGAGCGTACATTTCCTTTATTCATCCGAAAACTACAGAATATCTGAAGGACGTCTATTTACTCTATAGAGAAGAATTTATAAAAAGATATGAGCCTGCGGTTAGGGGGATAGGACAGGACGTCGAAAAATGGAAGAGCAAGTTGTTCCCATTCCAACTCCAGGATATAAGATATTCGATAAAGCAGGCAATGAAGAAAGTACTAGGCAAAGAGTTCAGACTTTATGATATAAGGAGTTTCTGGGCTTCTTACATGTTGAAGCAAGGAGTAAGCCCTATGATCATTAATTTGCTCCAGGGGAGAGCTCCCCCAGAGCAGTTCAAAATCTTACAGAACCATTACTTCGTAATTTCGGATATAGAATTACAACAGATTTACGATAAATATGCGCCTAGGCTTTTAGATCCTCAAAAAGATTAA
- a CDS encoding IS1 family transposase, whose product MDLVTLAQLILLLLRNLNLKPRKYRLEDLAYAIAAYLLGVQVTRLGIPPSTLYYYTKKLGVKRRREERPQCASCKSNKVIKNGSFKGKTKYKCKTCGKTFYQAYNHKMSKEQKERILKEYLNRMSMRAIAKVEGKPLTTIYSFIRRKGIEAYVHLIVLREQLKAFTAKFTVIDESWSYLRARRGPKRIDLWIWNALVDGVPLSITGNRDHRTFNYLLNSLPKSEVYYTDGYPVYQVLNNHIAGKEYTYTVESHNSYCRAHLARLARDTRAVSRSEAMVNYSLALLYVMYPVVYSREKTPLNEAYLKGIENIRNKLI is encoded by the coding sequence ATGGACCTCGTAACCCTTGCACAATTAATACTTCTGCTTTTAAGGAATTTAAACCTTAAGCCGAGAAAATACAGGCTAGAAGACCTTGCCTACGCAATAGCAGCGTATCTACTTGGAGTACAAGTCACCAGGCTAGGGATACCACCATCAACACTATATTATTACACTAAAAAACTAGGGGTAAAGAGGAGGAGGGAAGAAAGACCACAATGCGCATCATGTAAATCAAACAAAGTAATAAAGAACGGCTCATTTAAAGGAAAAACAAAATACAAGTGCAAAACTTGCGGAAAAACATTTTACCAAGCATATAACCACAAGATGAGTAAAGAACAAAAGGAGAGGATATTGAAAGAGTACTTGAATAGGATGAGCATGAGAGCAATAGCAAAGGTCGAAGGGAAACCGCTAACCACAATATACAGCTTTATAAGGAGAAAAGGGATAGAAGCCTATGTTCACCTAATAGTACTACGAGAACAACTAAAGGCCTTCACGGCAAAATTCACGGTAATTGATGAGAGTTGGAGTTACTTGAGGGCTAGGCGTGGCCCAAAGAGGATAGACTTGTGGATATGGAACGCTTTGGTAGATGGTGTACCACTTTCCATTACCGGTAATAGGGACCATAGGACTTTCAACTACCTCTTGAATTCCCTACCTAAGAGTGAAGTGTATTATACCGATGGTTACCCAGTTTACCAAGTACTTAACAACCATATTGCGGGCAAGGAGTACACTTACACAGTGGAGAGCCACAATTCCTACTGTAGGGCCCACTTAGCTAGGTTAGCAAGGGATACGAGGGCTGTAAGTAGGAGTGAGGCCATGGTTAACTATAGTCTTGCTTTGTTGTACGTCATGTATCCCGTAGTTTATTCAAGGGAAAAGACCCCCTTGAACGAGGCTTACTTGAAGGGGATAGAGAATATTAGAAACAAGCTGATATAA
- a CDS encoding CopG family transcriptional regulator, with amino-acid sequence MYCINNRKERSVVIREAIIFYLNCRKGRVYRLNSIEENYQNREIRVQEL; translated from the coding sequence CTGTATTGCATAAATAATCGTAAAGAACGTAGTGTAGTAATTAGGGAGGCTATAATATTCTACTTAAATTGCAGAAAGGGTAGGGTTTACAGACTAAATTCCATTGAAGAGAATTATCAGAATAGGGAAATTAGGGTGCAGGAGCTATGA